Proteins from a single region of Juglans microcarpa x Juglans regia isolate MS1-56 chromosome 5S, Jm3101_v1.0, whole genome shotgun sequence:
- the LOC121268571 gene encoding protein BUD31 homolog 2-like → MPKVKTNRVKYPEGWELIEPTLRELQAKMREAENDPHDGKRKCETLWPIFKIAHQKSRYIFDLYHRRKEISKELYEFCLDQGYADQALIAKWKKPGYERLCCLRCIQPRDHNFATTCVCRVPQHLREEKVIECVHCGCKGCASGD, encoded by the exons ATGCCAAAGGTGAAAACAAACCGTGTTAAATACCCAGAGGGCTGGGAATTAATTGAGCCTACTCTTCGCGAACTGCAAGCAAAGATGAGAGAAG CTGAGAATGATCCACATGATGGTAAGAGAAAATGTGAAACGTTATGGCCTATTTTTAAAATAGCACACCAGAAGAGTCGCTACATTTTTGACCTTTACCACCGGAGGAAGGAAATATCCAAGGAATTGTACGAGTTCTGTTTGGATCAAGGCTATGCTGACCAGGCTCTAATTGCGAAATGGAAAAAG CCAGGTTATGAACGTCTCTGCTGCTTGAGGTGCATTCAACCACGGGATCACAATTTTGCTACCACTTGTGTGTGCCGGGTGCCACAGCATCTGAGAGAGGAGAAGGTGATTGAGTGTGTCCATTGTGGTTGTAAGGGCTGTGCAAGTGGGGATTGA